The Novipirellula aureliae sequence TGTACGAACGGCTTGAACCCGGCGACATCATCCTAACCTACACGGCGGGATATATCAGCGACATTTTCATTCCTGGCGCGTTCAAGCATGCAATTACTTACGTGGGATCACCCCAAGATCGTCAGACGTCAGGCCTGTCCGCGGATCAACTGGGATGGTTACCTGAATTGGAGCGGCGAGACCTGCTTCAATCCGTTCTCCAAGAATCCCTGCCATCTGGACAGCCGACGGATGTGATCGAAGCGGTCGGTGAAGGAGTCATCTTCAACCATTTGGGCCATATCATGGATACCCATATCAATCGCATGCTTGTGCTGCGGCCGCAGATCAACCGTCAGCAAAGGAAGGAATCGCTAGCCAATGTGTTTCTATTTCTTGGGGACGAGTACGATTTCAAGTTCGACTTCGCGGATGCGTCGAAACAGGTCTGTACCGAGGTTGTTTATCGCGCCCTCGATGGGAAAGGGCCGATCGATTTTACGTTGGTTCCACGAGCGGGTCATGAAACACTGAGTGCCGACGACATCGCGAACAACTATCTCAACAGTCCCGGAGCATCGTTTGAGTTTGTCTTGTTTGCTGAAGAGACAACCGGCTCACCACAACATCTGGCCAAAATCGTTCTTGGAGATGCGGGGAAGAGCCGCTTAAAGGAACTGATGGACGAAACAAAGGATTGAGACAAAGCATTGACGGCAGCCGACAATCTTATCTGGACCATGAATGCTGCAAGACGCAAAGCCGTTGTTAAGTTGTGGATGAAATTCTAATCGTTTCGACCGTTTCAATTGGAATCTTTTAGGCAAAGGTGCGATTCGCTACCGGCGACAGACGATGACCATTGCATGAGGAGCAACCGGTACCGGGATTGACCTAGGCTCCATCATCGATCGCAGTCGCGGTTTCGTTCACACAATCGATCAGGGAGGATCGCCTAAACCCATTCCTCCAAGCACGGGTCGATCATGCATTCCCGCCGCGTCGTCCGAGCATTCCTTTTCCTGGCCCTGCTGTTGCCGGTATCGGGATGTCGCTGCGCGCGATCGGATAAACTGCAACCGCCTCCGATCGCCAAAGCGGCTTCGGCTGCCTGCTGGTACGATTGGTGGCTTCCATCAAATCGTCATTGCACGGACGGCATCGATGATTTTGAAGCCATCCGTCTGCAGGTCTCGATTAACCCAACGGCTGGCTCCGCAGCGGTTTTGGGAGAAAAAGCCTATGCCCTTGCCGAAAGCCTGCACGCCGACGGCGACGATCGCGCGATTGACTACTGGGCACGCAGTATCGCCTGGATGGACGACGCATTGAGATACCATGGCGGCGGTCGCTGCCACTCGATTGGTGGGACACATTGCGGCAGCGACGACGATCCAATGGTCAGGGCATCGCAGATCCGGCAAAGTGCGATGACTCGAATTCTCACTTGTGGCCAAGCATACGGGCGGCTGGATCCCGCCTCTCATTTGCTGATCAATGGATGGTCGCAGACATTCCGTATTCCGATCACCCATCAGGGATTCGCGTGGGATCGGAATGATTTCGATCGTGTGCTCGTTTTCAATCCCCCCCTCGGCGCGCTCGGCAATGTCTGTGGACGAGGAGTTCCGATGGTGGTGTTAACACCAGACAAATCGCGTGAGCAATCACCGAAATCGATCTGTGATTGCGTCGACGTGGACGGTCAAACCGCGACCGGATGCCATCGCTTTTTGAAATCCCGGACCCCGTTTGCCGCAACCGCACTGATCCATCTTCCGGTCTCACTATTCGAAGATTCAACTTCAAGTGACAACGAATTATGCGACGGCGCCGATGTCCCCTCCGTTACATTTGTCAATTCGCTTGCAATCGATCCAAACGAGCCAAACGATCGGTGCAATACGATTGCCCAGAGTCCGGCCATGCCGCTAATGTACGCTCGGGAAGCTAGTCAATACAATCCAATCGCTGCATTCGTAAGTGGTGACAACGGTGTCGATCGACCCGAGCTTCGCTTTCTCGAGCCCTATCAAGCTGACAAGATTCCGCTCATTTTGGTACATGGGCTGATCTCCGATCCAGCGACGTTTTTAAAAATGGCGGATGCCGTTCGGGCGGATCCGTTGCTGAGGACGCGTTACCAGATCTGGGTATTTCGATATCCGACGGGCGACGATTTTTTGGAATCGGCGGCCGTATTACGCGAGCAGCTTGCCATCGCGTTTGCTTGTCACGGCGATCGTGCCGGGGAGGGCGATCGTGTTGGAGGGGGCGATCATGCCGAAAGAAATCTCGCTCAAAACCGGGCCGTGATCGTCGGCCACAGCCTGGGCGGGTTGCTGTCGAAGCTGCAGGTTACCGATAGCGGAGACCGTTTGTGGCAATCCATCGCCGACGCGCCGCTAGAACAGTTGCGAGGTCCGCCCAATACCATCGCCAATCTCCGACGGTCGTTTTTCTGCAATGCCAACCCCAATATTGGACGAGTCATTTACATTGCTACGCCGCACCAAGGGTCTCCTTGGGCATCGCGTTGCATCGGACGATTGGCATCGTCCTTGGTGGACGCCAGGAAGAAAGAAAATCAAGATTATCGGGAAATTTTCGCAAACAACCCAGGCATATTCTCGGGTGCCTTTTCCGACGCATCGCCCACCAGCATCGACCTGTTGCGTCCGAGTAGCCGATTGCTCCAATCGCTCGCTTCAACACCATCGTCTCCGGATGTCGCAGTCAATTCAAT is a genomic window containing:
- a CDS encoding esterase/lipase family protein — its product is MHSRRVVRAFLFLALLLPVSGCRCARSDKLQPPPIAKAASAACWYDWWLPSNRHCTDGIDDFEAIRLQVSINPTAGSAAVLGEKAYALAESLHADGDDRAIDYWARSIAWMDDALRYHGGGRCHSIGGTHCGSDDDPMVRASQIRQSAMTRILTCGQAYGRLDPASHLLINGWSQTFRIPITHQGFAWDRNDFDRVLVFNPPLGALGNVCGRGVPMVVLTPDKSREQSPKSICDCVDVDGQTATGCHRFLKSRTPFAATALIHLPVSLFEDSTSSDNELCDGADVPSVTFVNSLAIDPNEPNDRCNTIAQSPAMPLMYAREASQYNPIAAFVSGDNGVDRPELRFLEPYQADKIPLILVHGLISDPATFLKMADAVRADPLLRTRYQIWVFRYPTGDDFLESAAVLREQLAIAFACHGDRAGEGDRVGGGDHAERNLAQNRAVIVGHSLGGLLSKLQVTDSGDRLWQSIADAPLEQLRGPPNTIANLRRSFFCNANPNIGRVIYIATPHQGSPWASRCIGRLASSLVDARKKENQDYREIFANNPGIFSGAFSDASPTSIDLLRPSSRLLQSLASTPSSPDVAVNSIIGDHCRLPRSGPSDGVVAVDSAYRSEAESTTIVDATHTSILRSADAQQELRRILRLHLSMPTVIAESSR